One region of Lytechinus pictus isolate F3 Inbred chromosome 8, Lp3.0, whole genome shotgun sequence genomic DNA includes:
- the LOC129266480 gene encoding potassium channel subfamily K member 2-like, whose amino-acid sequence MAENFENEIKSDAILEEDDSIEHLGEGEGRENDNEEGHVSVSMETKWMIICFFLLVMLAYLFAGALVFHALERPAALKASRNFHGALQRLSSENDCMEDDDVADLMMIVTRAIGEGGYSTGQPYAFHLSKGAINDTYYTHPWSTSQTFFFVITVVTTIGFGYASPRTGLGEIFCVFYALAGILLTGSIVFLVGQMLQDLCLTRFTTSRQKCLRCCTKVGAGFVNLTLAYLFVLLMVVPPSIIYFFTQEDWDFVDSLYYVVQATTTVGFGDLEAAFEGVSIVKLYIIRIIVFANLFVCLGVVSTFIDSFRDIQKLGFMTISSRISRYTEKISARHQDEKTGSNVELDTLEVKGCSCSNGNDQLGEG is encoded by the exons ATGGCAGAAAACTTtgagaatgaaattaaaagcGACGCCATTCTTGAAGAAGATGACAGCATAGAACACTTAGGGGAAGGTGAAGGCAGAGAAAACGATAATGAAGAAGGGCATGTATCAGTATCGATGGAGACGAAATGGATGATAATATGTTTCTTCCTTCTCGTCATGTTGGCATACCTGTTCGCCGGAGCGCTGGTCTTCCACGCCCTCGAGCGTCCCGCAGCATTGAAAGCTTCGAGGAACTTCCATGGAGCTCTCCAACGGCTTTCATCCGAAAACGATTGCATGGAGGATGATGACGTTGCCGATTTGATGATGATCGTAACACGAGCCATAGGTGAAGGAGGCTACTCCACTGGTCAGCCTTACGCCTTTCATCTGAGCAAGGGAGCGATCAATGACACCTACTACACACACCCTTGGAGCACGTCACAAACCTTCTTCTTTGTAATCACAGTTGTGACTACGATAG GATTCGGCTATGCGTCCCCGCGCACAGGACTCGGTGAGATCTTCTGCGTGTTCTACGCCTTGGCGGGCATCCTACTCACAGGAAGTATCGTGTTCCTGGTCGGTCAAATGCTCCAGGATCTATGCCTCACCAGATTCACCACCAGCCGGCAGAAATGCCTCAGATGTTGTACGAAGGTCGGAGCTGGCTTTGTTAACTTGACTTTAGCCTATCTTTTTGTCCTCCTCATGGTCGTGCCACCAAGCATCATCTACTTCTTCACACAAGAAGACTGGGACTTTGTGGATAGTCTTTATTACGTAGTGCAGGCTACGACCACTGTTGGATTCGGAGACCTGGAGGCAGCCTTCGAAGGAGTTTCTATCGTCAAGCTCTATATCATAAGA aTCATTGTCTTCGCCAACCTCTTCGTGTGTCTTGGTGTCGTGTCAACATTCATCGACAGCTTCCGAGACATTCAGAAGCTTGGCTTCATGACGATTTCATCTCGTATTTCGCGATACACCGAAAAAATCTCTGCGAGACATCAGGACGAGAAAACTGGAAGCAACGTCGAACTTGACACACTAGAGGTCAAGGGGTGTTCTTGTTCTAATGGTAATGACCAACTAGGGGAAGGTTAA